The following are encoded together in the Methylomonas methanica MC09 genome:
- a CDS encoding SlyX family protein, with product MSEERIIELEIKQAYQEDLLQALNNVVAEQQMQIGKLEETCKLLHDKIKSLAQAERNPEIIDERPPHY from the coding sequence ATGAGCGAAGAACGTATTATCGAACTGGAAATTAAACAAGCTTATCAGGAAGACTTACTGCAAGCGCTGAACAACGTGGTTGCGGAGCAGCAAATGCAAATCGGCAAACTGGAGGAAACCTGCAAACTGCTGCACGACAAAATTAAAAGCCTGGCGCAAGCCGAACGTAATCCGGAGATTATCGATGAGCGGCCTCCGCATTATTAA
- a CDS encoding DUF6763 family protein — MTTITDPVIGRWYKDFENNLTFKVVAIDSKDETIDVQYANGDLGEYDNDAWYASTFDFIEDPEDWSAPFDDLEPDDLGYSDPDRHARPDQEDLDISNFLD; from the coding sequence ATGACAACGATCACAGATCCGGTCATAGGCCGTTGGTATAAAGACTTTGAAAACAACCTCACCTTTAAAGTCGTGGCGATCGACAGCAAAGACGAAACCATTGATGTGCAATACGCTAATGGCGACCTGGGTGAGTACGATAACGACGCGTGGTATGCATCGACTTTCGACTTTATCGAAGACCCTGAAGACTGGAGTGCGCCGTTTGACGACCTGGAGCCCGACGATCTGGGTTACAGCGACCCGGATCGGCACGCCAGACCGGATCAGGAAGATTTGGATATCAGCAATTTTTTGGATTGA
- the metA gene encoding homoserine O-succinyltransferase MetA has protein sequence MPPLVAHTDLPTFQRLHEEGEEILTPDRASHQCIRELHIGLLNIMPDAALEATERQFFRLVGACNQIAQFHVHPFTIGGLERNSAARVHIQRYYESFEQIKQDGLDALIISGANVTHDHLQDEAFWEPLTEVFEWAKQNVTSVLCSCLATHALIQSCYGVERTRLPEKRWGVFSHKVVDKQHPLMAEINTRFDVPHSRFNEVFQADMEKHGLKVLVASEEAGVHLAVSPDGFRIVFFQGHPEYDDISLLKEYKREVLRYYNDERADYPPFPDHYFDAGVQKMLADYAGRVILAKAKGKPLEPLPEAEIIPHLDITWRDSAKAVFNNWLGKVYQITNEDRRLPFMDGIDPENPLGL, from the coding sequence ATGCCGCCATTAGTCGCTCATACTGATTTACCGACCTTTCAACGCTTGCATGAAGAGGGAGAGGAAATTCTCACCCCGGATCGCGCCAGTCATCAATGCATACGCGAATTGCATATAGGTTTGCTGAATATTATGCCGGATGCTGCCTTGGAAGCCACCGAGCGGCAGTTTTTCCGTTTGGTGGGAGCCTGCAATCAGATTGCTCAGTTTCATGTACATCCTTTTACTATCGGCGGGCTGGAGAGAAACTCCGCGGCCAGGGTGCATATTCAGCGTTATTACGAAAGCTTTGAACAAATCAAACAGGATGGTCTGGATGCGCTGATTATCAGTGGCGCCAATGTCACTCACGACCATTTGCAGGACGAAGCTTTTTGGGAGCCTTTAACCGAAGTGTTCGAATGGGCCAAGCAGAATGTGACTTCCGTACTCTGTTCCTGTTTGGCTACCCATGCGCTAATACAAAGTTGTTACGGCGTCGAACGTACCCGCCTGCCTGAAAAGCGCTGGGGGGTGTTTTCGCATAAAGTCGTGGATAAGCAGCATCCTTTGATGGCGGAAATCAACACGCGCTTCGATGTGCCGCATTCGCGCTTTAACGAAGTTTTTCAGGCCGACATGGAAAAACACGGCTTGAAAGTATTGGTAGCTAGCGAGGAGGCCGGTGTGCACTTGGCCGTGAGTCCCGATGGTTTTCGCATCGTGTTCTTTCAAGGTCATCCGGAATACGACGACATTAGTCTGTTAAAGGAATATAAACGCGAGGTGCTGCGCTATTATAACGACGAGCGGGCCGATTATCCGCCGTTTCCCGATCATTATTTCGATGCCGGTGTGCAAAAAATGCTGGCCGATTATGCGGGCAGGGTCATACTCGCCAAGGCGAAGGGTAAGCCGTTGGAGCCTCTGCCGGAAGCGGAAATTATCCCTCATCTCGATATTACCTGGCGCGATTCGGCCAAAGCGGTATTTAATAACTGGCTAGGCAAGGTTTATCAAATAACCAACGAAGATCGGCGCTTACCATTCATGGACGGCATCGACCCGGAAAACCCGTTGGGCTTATAA
- a CDS encoding nucleoside deaminase, whose translation MHADFLRQAVELACDNVANGGGPFGALVVKDQCVTASSGNRVTPNLDPTAHAEVMAIRLACQRLGDFQLTDCTLYTSCEPCPMCLGAIYWARLQSVYFACNRFDAAAAGFDDSFIYDEIPKLPAERSITMHYIDLAAAVSPFQAWSRLESKIRY comes from the coding sequence ATGCACGCGGACTTTTTGCGGCAGGCGGTTGAGTTGGCATGCGACAATGTCGCGAACGGCGGTGGGCCGTTCGGCGCTTTGGTGGTAAAAGATCAATGTGTTACCGCCAGCAGCGGAAACCGGGTCACGCCCAATCTGGATCCCACCGCGCATGCCGAAGTCATGGCTATCCGGCTGGCCTGCCAACGTTTGGGCGATTTTCAATTGACCGATTGCACCCTATATACCAGTTGCGAGCCTTGCCCGATGTGCCTGGGGGCGATTTATTGGGCTCGCTTACAATCAGTGTATTTTGCCTGCAATCGTTTCGACGCTGCCGCAGCCGGTTTCGACGACAGCTTTATCTACGATGAAATTCCCAAATTACCGGCCGAGCGAAGTATTACCATGCATTACATTGATTTGGCCGCGGCTGTTTCTCCGTTTCAGGCTTGGAGTCGGTTGGAAAGCAAAATACGGTATTAA
- the hslV gene encoding ATP-dependent protease subunit HslV, producing MSIELRGTTILAVRRGDKVVIGGDGQVTLGNTVMKGNARKVRRLYHDKVIAGFAGATADAFTLFEHFEGKLEKHRGNLTRAAVEMAKDWRTDRALRKLEALLIIADAKTLLTLSGTGDVIEPEHNFMAIGSGGAFAQSAARALLDNTELSAREIVEKSLNIAADICIYTNHNLRIEELDAEPQALEKE from the coding sequence ATGAGTATAGAACTGAGAGGCACCACCATCCTGGCCGTCAGACGCGGCGATAAGGTCGTGATCGGCGGCGACGGACAGGTCACTTTGGGTAATACCGTCATGAAAGGCAACGCCCGTAAGGTCAGGCGTTTGTATCACGACAAGGTCATTGCCGGTTTTGCCGGAGCGACAGCCGATGCCTTTACTTTATTCGAACATTTTGAAGGCAAGTTGGAAAAACATCGCGGTAATTTGACCCGCGCCGCGGTGGAAATGGCCAAGGACTGGCGCACCGATAGGGCTTTACGCAAACTTGAAGCTTTGCTGATCATCGCCGATGCTAAAACATTACTGACCTTGTCCGGTACCGGCGACGTGATCGAACCCGAACACAATTTCATGGCCATCGGTTCCGGTGGAGCCTTTGCGCAGAGCGCGGCCCGGGCCTTGCTGGATAACACCGAGTTAAGCGCGCGGGAAATCGTGGAAAAATCACTGAATATCGCCGCCGATATCTGCATATACACCAATCATAATCTGCGCATCGAAGAGCTGGATGCGGAGCCGCAAGCGCTGGAGAAAGAATAA
- the hslU gene encoding ATP-dependent protease ATPase subunit HslU, which yields MSQMTPREIVSELDKHIIGQADAKRSVAIALRNRWRRSQVAPELREEITPKNILMIGPTGVGKTEIARRLARLANAPFIKIEATKFTEVGYVGRDVESIIRDLVDTAVKMTRLSAMEKVQNRAADAAEEKVLDILLPRAEGGMLSESEESTRQKMRKKLREGQLDDKEIQIDVAAPPVGVEIMAPPGMEEMTSQLQGMFQNLHSGRTKERKVKIKDALKLLQEEEAAKLVNEDDIKQTALEAVEQHGIVFLDEIDKICKRSEMGGGEVSREGVQRDLLPLVEGSTVTTKYGMIKTDHILFIASGAFHLTKPSDLIPELQGRFPIRVELSALSAEDFVRILTEPDASLTEQYQALLATEGVEIGFTADGIQRIAELGWQVNESVENIGARRLHTILEKLLEDISFNAPDLLEKTIRIDAAYVDAHLQQLAADEDLSRYIL from the coding sequence ATGAGTCAAATGACCCCAAGAGAAATCGTCAGCGAACTGGATAAACACATCATAGGCCAAGCCGACGCCAAGCGCTCGGTGGCCATTGCGCTGCGCAACCGCTGGCGCCGCAGTCAGGTGGCACCCGAATTGCGCGAGGAAATCACGCCGAAAAACATTTTGATGATAGGGCCGACCGGTGTCGGTAAAACCGAAATCGCCCGCCGTCTGGCGCGTCTGGCCAATGCGCCGTTCATCAAGATAGAAGCTACCAAGTTCACCGAAGTCGGTTATGTCGGTCGCGACGTGGAGTCCATCATTCGAGATTTAGTCGATACCGCGGTGAAAATGACCCGCTTGTCGGCCATGGAAAAAGTCCAAAACCGCGCGGCCGACGCGGCAGAGGAAAAAGTATTGGATATCCTGCTGCCTAGAGCCGAAGGCGGCATGTTGTCGGAATCCGAGGAATCCACCCGCCAAAAGATGCGTAAAAAATTGCGCGAAGGCCAACTGGACGACAAGGAAATTCAAATCGATGTGGCGGCACCCCCGGTGGGAGTGGAAATCATGGCCCCGCCGGGCATGGAAGAAATGACCAGCCAGTTACAGGGGATGTTCCAAAATCTGCATAGCGGCCGCACCAAGGAACGCAAAGTTAAAATCAAGGACGCTTTAAAATTATTGCAGGAAGAGGAAGCCGCCAAGCTGGTTAACGAAGACGACATCAAGCAAACCGCGTTGGAAGCCGTCGAACAGCACGGTATTGTGTTTCTGGATGAAATCGACAAAATCTGTAAGCGCTCGGAAATGGGTGGCGGTGAAGTGTCCCGGGAAGGCGTGCAGCGCGATTTGTTGCCGCTGGTGGAAGGCAGTACGGTGACCACCAAATACGGCATGATCAAAACCGACCACATCCTGTTTATTGCCTCCGGTGCGTTTCATTTGACCAAACCGTCGGATTTGATTCCCGAACTGCAGGGGCGTTTCCCGATTCGGGTGGAGCTCAGTGCTTTGAGTGCCGAGGATTTCGTGCGCATCCTCACCGAGCCTGATGCGTCCTTGACCGAGCAATATCAAGCCTTGCTGGCCACCGAGGGTGTCGAAATCGGTTTTACCGCCGACGGTATCCAACGTATTGCCGAATTGGGTTGGCAGGTTAACGAAAGCGTGGAGAATATCGGCGCCAGACGCTTGCACACCATACTGGAAAAACTGCTGGAAGATATTTCCTTCAATGCGCCGGATTTGCTGGAAAAAACCATTCGTATTGATGCCGCCTATGTGGACGCGCACCTGCAACAACTGGCCGCCGATGAAGATTTGAGCCGCTATATTCTGTAA
- a CDS encoding gamma-butyrobetaine hydroxylase-like domain-containing protein: MRIKITPCHCTPTEIKLHKLSAMLEIHFDDGSIFEMPSEYLRVYTQSAEAVGHGPGQETLQIGKQDVSITDIRPVGNYAIALTFSDGHDSGIYSWDLLYKLGSEFPLLWSNYLEQLSAAGISRKSPLKN, translated from the coding sequence ATGCGTATAAAAATCACCCCCTGCCATTGCACGCCGACCGAAATCAAACTGCACAAGCTGTCGGCGATGTTGGAAATTCATTTCGACGACGGCAGCATTTTCGAAATGCCCAGCGAATATTTGCGGGTTTATACCCAATCGGCCGAAGCGGTAGGCCACGGTCCCGGTCAGGAAACCCTACAAATCGGTAAACAGGATGTCAGCATTACCGATATTCGTCCGGTGGGTAATTACGCCATTGCGCTGACTTTTAGCGACGGCCATGACAGCGGGATTTATTCCTGGGATTTGCTGTATAAATTAGGTTCGGAATTTCCGTTACTCTGGTCGAATTATCTCGAACAACTTAGCGCGGCCGGCATCAGCCGCAAATCGCCCTTAAAAAATTAA
- the ubiE gene encoding bifunctional demethylmenaquinone methyltransferase/2-methoxy-6-polyprenyl-1,4-benzoquinol methylase UbiE produces the protein MTNDNTTHFGFKEVPKQEKVALVRGVFDSVASQYDVMNDLMSLGIHRIWKRVAVQLANVREGDQVLDLAGGTGDLTTLFEKRVGKKGRVVLADINAAMLRTGRDRLINRGLAGNIEYAQVNAECLPFADNTFDCVCIGFGLRNVTDKDAALRSMYRVLKPGGRVIVLEFSHPTDPITEKVYDFYSFNLLPKIGAIVAKDEDSYRYLAESIRMHPKQDELKRMMEEAGLERCEYFNMTQGIVAVHRGYKF, from the coding sequence ATGACAAACGACAATACTACCCATTTCGGTTTCAAAGAAGTTCCCAAGCAGGAAAAAGTCGCGCTGGTGCGCGGCGTGTTCGATTCGGTCGCCAGTCAGTACGATGTCATGAACGACCTGATGTCGCTGGGTATACACCGCATCTGGAAACGGGTGGCCGTGCAATTGGCCAATGTCCGCGAAGGCGATCAGGTGCTGGATTTGGCCGGCGGTACCGGCGATTTGACCACGCTGTTCGAAAAGCGGGTCGGCAAGAAAGGCCGGGTGGTGCTGGCCGATATTAACGCGGCGATGCTGCGCACCGGGCGCGACCGTCTAATCAATCGCGGTTTAGCCGGCAATATCGAATATGCGCAAGTCAATGCGGAGTGCCTGCCGTTTGCCGATAACACCTTCGATTGCGTCTGCATCGGTTTCGGCCTGCGTAATGTGACCGACAAGGATGCCGCGCTGCGTTCAATGTATCGGGTGCTGAAACCGGGCGGGCGGGTAATTGTGCTGGAGTTCTCGCATCCCACCGATCCTATCACCGAAAAAGTCTACGATTTTTATTCCTTCAACCTGTTGCCGAAGATCGGCGCCATCGTCGCCAAGGACGAAGACAGCTACCGTTATCTGGCCGAATCGATCCGCATGCATCCCAAACAGGATGAGTTAAAACGCATGATGGAAGAGGCCGGTTTGGAACGTTGCGAGTATTTCAATATGACGCAAGGCATAGTGGCGGTGCACAGGGGTTATAAGTTTTAG
- a CDS encoding ubiquinone biosynthesis accessory factor UbiJ yields MSNHFMQIKPLLIAAVETALNSFLGLDEHIEQYLSPIAGKVIAIHITPFNETLYLCPAPDRIQMLESYAGEVDASLSGSLSALGLMSLSATPMHALFKGEVRIEGDTQLAHKLQRLFEKLDINLEARLARYTGDQFARRLSGLLRGGSDWTRHTMTSFRLNLEEFLQEETRELPAKAEAELIFQQIDTCRCDADRLEARIERLTAALHKAPELQ; encoded by the coding sequence ATGTCCAATCATTTCATGCAGATTAAACCCTTGCTGATTGCTGCCGTGGAAACCGCGCTTAACAGTTTTTTGGGTCTCGACGAGCATATAGAGCAGTATTTGTCGCCGATAGCCGGCAAAGTCATCGCTATTCACATTACCCCGTTTAACGAAACCCTGTATCTGTGTCCGGCCCCCGATCGTATCCAGATGCTGGAAAGCTATGCCGGTGAGGTGGATGCCAGCTTAAGCGGTTCACTATCGGCTCTCGGGTTGATGAGCTTGAGTGCCACGCCCATGCACGCACTGTTCAAGGGCGAGGTGCGTATCGAAGGCGATACCCAACTCGCGCATAAGTTGCAGCGGTTGTTTGAGAAGTTGGACATCAATCTGGAAGCCAGGCTGGCCCGTTACACCGGCGATCAATTTGCCCGGCGTTTGTCGGGTTTGCTGCGCGGCGGCAGCGACTGGACCCGGCATACCATGACCAGTTTCCGCTTGAATTTGGAAGAGTTTCTTCAGGAAGAAACCCGCGAACTGCCGGCTAAGGCCGAGGCCGAGCTCATTTTTCAGCAAATCGACACTTGCCGATGCGATGCCGATCGGCTCGAAGCCCGCATTGAGCGTCTGACTGCCGCCCTGCATAAAGCCCCCGAGCTTCAATAA
- the ubiB gene encoding ubiquinone biosynthesis regulatory protein kinase UbiB, producing MIRPKILMRLIHINWVMMTHGLDEIVLKTHLLRPIRYLAYFSPTFWFRKPKESRGVRIRRTLEDLGPIYVKFGQTLSTRKDLLPEDIAEELVKLQDRVPPFSADTARAIIEEQLGQSIEAAFDEFDPKPLASASVAQVHTAKLKSGEQVIVKVLRPDIEDKIHSDVGLLYELARLAERFWSDARRLRAKEVVAEFEKTILDELDLLREAANASAIRNNFKKSDSLYIPEIHWPLTRRKVLVMERIYGIPVGDIKTLRAGNADFKKLAERGVEIFFTQVFRDNFFHADMHPGNIFVQLPDKYLAVDFGIVGSLSNTDQRYLAENFLAFFNHDYRRVAQMHIESGWVPPTTRVEEFEAAIRSVCEPIFEKPLKDISFGLLLLRLFQTARRFDMVVQPQLVLLQKTLLNIEGLGRELYPDLDLWQTAKPFLENWFKERLGPAAKIKELLSKLPEMTEQLPEIPALVFQALQSNAQMQQQIQQHNDEMIQLRKQLSRNNNRTLWAILTGALMVAGTILLQSPLISSWLG from the coding sequence GTGATACGCCCCAAAATTCTCATGCGCCTCATCCATATCAATTGGGTGATGATGACTCATGGCCTGGATGAGATTGTTTTAAAAACCCATTTACTGCGGCCGATCCGCTATTTGGCTTATTTCTCGCCCACATTCTGGTTTCGCAAACCCAAAGAGTCGCGCGGCGTGCGGATTCGCCGTACTCTGGAAGACTTGGGGCCTATTTACGTCAAATTTGGCCAAACCCTGTCGACCCGCAAAGACTTGCTGCCCGAGGACATAGCCGAAGAACTGGTCAAGTTGCAGGACCGGGTGCCGCCGTTTTCCGCGGACACGGCGCGCGCTATTATCGAAGAACAATTAGGCCAGTCTATCGAAGCGGCCTTCGACGAGTTTGATCCCAAGCCTTTAGCGTCTGCTTCGGTGGCTCAGGTGCATACAGCCAAATTGAAGAGCGGTGAGCAAGTCATCGTTAAAGTTTTACGACCGGATATCGAAGATAAGATCCATTCGGATGTCGGTTTGCTGTACGAATTGGCGCGATTGGCGGAACGCTTTTGGAGTGACGCCCGCCGTTTGAGAGCCAAGGAAGTGGTCGCCGAATTCGAAAAAACCATTCTCGACGAGCTGGATTTGCTGCGGGAGGCCGCCAACGCCAGCGCGATTCGCAATAATTTTAAAAAGTCCGATTCGCTGTATATCCCCGAGATACACTGGCCGCTGACCCGGCGCAAGGTGCTGGTTATGGAACGTATTTACGGCATTCCGGTCGGCGACATTAAAACCCTGCGTGCTGGAAACGCCGACTTCAAAAAGCTGGCCGAACGAGGGGTGGAAATCTTTTTTACCCAGGTATTCAGAGATAATTTTTTTCATGCCGACATGCATCCCGGCAATATCTTCGTGCAATTGCCGGATAAATACCTGGCGGTGGATTTCGGCATTGTCGGCAGCCTTTCAAATACCGATCAACGCTATCTGGCGGAAAATTTTTTGGCGTTTTTCAATCACGATTACCGGCGCGTGGCGCAAATGCATATCGAATCCGGCTGGGTTCCTCCGACTACCCGGGTGGAAGAGTTCGAGGCGGCAATACGCAGCGTCTGCGAGCCGATTTTCGAAAAACCGTTAAAAGACATTTCCTTCGGTTTGTTGTTACTCAGATTATTTCAGACCGCCCGGCGTTTCGATATGGTGGTACAGCCGCAATTAGTGCTGCTGCAAAAAACCTTGCTGAATATCGAAGGCTTGGGCCGGGAGTTATATCCCGACCTGGATTTGTGGCAAACCGCCAAGCCATTTCTGGAAAACTGGTTTAAGGAACGCCTGGGACCCGCAGCCAAAATCAAGGAATTGCTATCCAAACTGCCGGAAATGACCGAGCAACTGCCGGAGATTCCCGCTCTGGTGTTTCAAGCCCTGCAAAGCAACGCTCAGATGCAGCAGCAGATACAGCAGCACAATGACGAAATGATTCAGCTGAGGAAACAGTTAAGCCGCAACAACAACCGTACGCTGTGGGCAATATTAACCGGTGCGTTAATGGTGGCCGGTACGATATTGCTGCAATCACCCTTGATAAGCAGTTGGCTGGGTTAA
- a CDS encoding 2-isopropylmalate synthase has product MKDKLIIFDTTLRDGEQSPGASMTRDEKVRIARALERMKVDVIEAGFPAASQGDFEAVQAVADAIKDSTVCGLARALDKDIDRAGEALKGAQSSRIHTFIATSPIHMQKKLNMQPDQVIEYAVRAVKRARQYTDNVEFSPEDAGRSEEDFLCRILEAVIDAGARTLNIPDTVGYSMPQQFGATIANLIQRIPNSDKAIFSVHCHNDLGLAVANSLSAVMNGARQVECTINGLGERAGNASLEEVVMAVRTRQDFFGCDTGLDAREIVTCSKLVSSITGFPVQPNKAIVGANAFAHESGIHQDGVLKNRETYEIMRAEDVGWSTNRMVLGKHSGRNAFKTRMAELGVQFAGEADLNDAFFRFKQLADKKHDIFDEDLQALISEQGFEAEDEHIKLVALKVCSETGEVPNATVTIRVDGKEMTGCAQGGGAVDASLKAIESLVKTGAILALYSVNNITNGTDAQGEVTVRLENAGRIVNGSGADTDIVIASAKAYINAVNKLQSVDQRQHPQKGDV; this is encoded by the coding sequence ATGAAAGACAAATTGATAATTTTTGATACCACTTTGCGCGACGGCGAGCAAAGTCCTGGTGCGTCGATGACGCGCGATGAAAAAGTACGGATTGCCAGGGCGCTGGAACGCATGAAGGTCGACGTGATCGAGGCCGGTTTTCCGGCCGCCAGTCAGGGCGATTTCGAAGCCGTGCAGGCCGTGGCCGATGCGATTAAAGACAGCACGGTATGCGGTTTGGCGCGCGCTCTGGATAAAGATATCGATCGGGCCGGCGAAGCATTGAAGGGGGCGCAAAGTTCGCGTATTCATACCTTCATAGCCACCTCGCCGATTCACATGCAGAAGAAGTTGAATATGCAACCGGATCAGGTCATCGAGTATGCGGTAAGAGCCGTGAAGCGCGCCCGCCAATATACCGATAATGTGGAGTTTTCGCCGGAAGATGCCGGCCGCTCCGAAGAGGATTTCTTGTGTCGGATATTGGAAGCTGTGATCGACGCCGGCGCCCGTACCTTGAACATTCCGGATACGGTCGGCTACAGCATGCCGCAGCAATTCGGCGCCACCATCGCCAATTTGATCCAGCGCATACCGAATTCGGATAAGGCGATTTTTTCCGTGCATTGCCACAACGACTTGGGCTTGGCGGTGGCTAATTCCTTGTCGGCGGTGATGAACGGGGCGCGTCAGGTGGAATGTACCATCAACGGTTTGGGCGAACGGGCCGGCAACGCGTCGCTGGAGGAAGTGGTGATGGCGGTGCGTACCCGGCAGGACTTTTTCGGTTGCGATACCGGTTTGGATGCGCGGGAAATCGTCACCTGCTCGAAATTGGTGTCGTCGATTACCGGTTTTCCGGTACAGCCGAATAAAGCCATCGTCGGTGCCAATGCCTTCGCACACGAATCCGGCATTCATCAGGACGGCGTCTTGAAAAACCGCGAGACTTACGAAATCATGCGGGCCGAGGACGTGGGCTGGAGCACCAACCGCATGGTGTTGGGCAAGCACTCCGGCCGCAATGCCTTTAAAACCCGCATGGCCGAACTGGGCGTCCAGTTTGCCGGCGAAGCCGATCTGAACGATGCCTTCTTCCGTTTCAAGCAGCTGGCGGATAAAAAACACGACATTTTCGACGAGGATCTGCAGGCCTTGATATCCGAACAAGGTTTCGAAGCCGAGGACGAGCACATCAAATTGGTGGCGCTGAAAGTCTGTTCCGAAACCGGCGAGGTACCCAATGCCACCGTGACGATACGGGTGGACGGCAAGGAAATGACCGGCTGCGCGCAAGGCGGCGGTGCGGTAGACGCCAGTTTGAAGGCGATTGAAAGTCTGGTGAAAACCGGTGCTATTTTGGCTTTGTATTCGGTCAACAACATCACCAACGGCACCGACGCGCAAGGGGAAGTGACCGTGCGGTTGGAAAATGCCGGCCGCATCGTCAACGGTTCCGGCGCGGATACCGATATCGTGATTGCCTCGGCCAAGGCCTATATCAATGCCGTCAACAAGTTGCAAAGCGTCGATCAAAGGCAACATCCGCAAAAAGGCGATGTTTAG
- a CDS encoding uracil-DNA glycosylase: MDNATRLQYLEAMGIDVWVPRRLPVAALPAVDEPENIGGAEDCRAMEDIASGAQAEIAAQSDPHKDAATHHSGEADFNDSSNVQRHLVLPSGVQAAPTASNAEQAWIKLQQQVAECRACGLCETRTQTVFGVGSHHASWMLIGEAPGQNEDLQGEPFVGKAGQLLNEMLRAIGLAREEVFIANVLKCRPPANRDPQAAEVAACHDFLRQQIALMQPKIILAVGRIAAQNLLNTQQPLAKLRGRLHSLENIPLVVVHHPAYLLRALTEKAKAWDDLQFALSVYQSLQEQ; the protein is encoded by the coding sequence ATGGATAACGCAACCCGCTTGCAGTATTTGGAGGCGATGGGTATCGATGTCTGGGTTCCCAGGCGTCTACCCGTCGCCGCTTTGCCGGCGGTTGACGAACCGGAGAACATAGGGGGCGCTGAGGACTGCCGGGCGATGGAAGATATAGCGTCTGGGGCTCAAGCCGAAATTGCCGCGCAAAGCGATCCCCATAAAGACGCTGCTACCCATCACTCGGGCGAAGCTGATTTCAACGACTCAAGCAACGTTCAACGACACCTGGTTTTACCGAGTGGTGTCCAAGCTGCTCCAACCGCCTCCAATGCCGAGCAGGCCTGGATAAAGTTGCAACAACAGGTTGCAGAGTGCCGAGCCTGCGGTTTATGCGAAACCCGTACCCAAACCGTCTTTGGCGTGGGTAGCCATCACGCCAGCTGGATGCTGATCGGCGAAGCGCCGGGGCAAAACGAGGATTTGCAAGGCGAGCCGTTCGTGGGTAAAGCCGGGCAGTTGCTAAATGAAATGCTGCGGGCAATCGGTTTGGCGCGGGAAGAAGTCTTCATCGCCAATGTGTTGAAATGCCGCCCGCCCGCCAATCGCGACCCGCAAGCCGCGGAAGTGGCGGCCTGTCACGACTTTTTGCGGCAACAAATTGCCCTGATGCAACCCAAGATTATTTTAGCGGTCGGTCGCATCGCCGCACAAAATTTACTCAATACCCAGCAACCTCTGGCAAAATTACGCGGTAGGCTGCATAGTCTGGAGAATATTCCATTGGTGGTGGTGCATCACCCGGCTTACCTGTTACGCGCCTTAACTGAAAAAGCCAAAGCCTGGGACGACCTGCAATTTGCGTTGTCCGTTTATCAATCGCTACAAGAACAATAA
- the rimI gene encoding ribosomal protein S18-alanine N-acetyltransferase, translated as MWKLLHKLKDAVLYDADRDFYAKVFPDSVESRDLLRMRKMDHSDLPSVLKIESLNYNYPWSEGVFKDCFRAMNYVNWVCEAPEDMIVGYCIISVAAGEAHVMNISVSPDFQRQGAGRKMLEHLIEYARSRAHKLYLEVRPSNLAAVNLYRQTGFREIGVRKGYYPAKEGREDAIMFELDLVPML; from the coding sequence ATGTGGAAATTGTTACATAAATTAAAAGATGCCGTGCTGTACGACGCCGACCGGGATTTCTATGCCAAGGTATTTCCCGACTCGGTGGAAAGCCGTGATTTGCTGAGAATGCGAAAAATGGATCACAGCGATTTGCCCAGTGTGCTGAAAATCGAGAGTTTAAATTACAACTATCCCTGGTCGGAAGGTGTGTTTAAAGATTGTTTCAGGGCCATGAATTATGTCAACTGGGTTTGCGAGGCGCCGGAAGATATGATTGTCGGCTACTGCATTATTTCGGTGGCCGCCGGCGAGGCGCATGTGATGAATATTAGCGTCAGCCCGGATTTCCAACGCCAGGGCGCCGGCCGCAAAATGCTGGAGCATCTGATCGAATATGCCCGCTCGCGGGCCCACAAGCTGTATTTGGAAGTGCGTCCGAGTAATCTGGCGGCAGTTAATTTGTACCGCCAAACCGGGTTCCGGGAAATCGGTGTGCGCAAAGGCTATTATCCCGCCAAGGAAGGCCGGGAAGACGCGATTATGTTCGAGCTGGATTTAGTGCCGATGCTGTAG